ATTTGTTAAGCGATAAGTTTTAACTTACGCGCCTTGTTCTTCTTTTTGTTCTGCAACTGCTTTTGTAGCAAGAGCAAGGTTGCGGATTGGAGCTTGTAGTACGCTGAGTAGCATAGAAAGCAAGCCTTCGCGTGACGGAAGTTCTGCAAGTGCTTTAACCTCTTCAACTGTTGCTACATTGCCTTCGATTACACCAGCTTTAATTTCAAGTGCATCATGCTTTTTCGCAAAGTCGTTAAGAATTTTCGCAGGTGCTACTACATCTTCTGTACTGAACGCAATAGCGTTCGGACCAGTTAATGCTGCGTTTAACTCTGAAAGTTCAGCTGCATCAGCTGCACGACGAGCCATAGAGTTTTTGTAAACTTTAAAGTCGATACCAGCTTCACGAAGTTGCTTACGAAGTTCAGTTACTTCAGCAACAGTTAGCCCACGGTAGTC
This genomic stretch from Neobacillus niacini harbors:
- the rplJ gene encoding 50S ribosomal protein L10, which translates into the protein MSSVIEQKVQIVDEITAKLKASVSTIVVDYRGLTVAEVTELRKQLREAGIDFKVYKNSMARRAADAAELSELNAALTGPNAIAFSTEDVVAPAKILNDFAKKHDALEIKAGVIEGNVATVEEVKALAELPSREGLLSMLLSVLQAPIRNLALATKAVAEQKEEQGA